aaaatcaaattaaaaaaaaatattaaaccaaGATCACATAAATAGTAGACCTAACTCCTAATTCAAAACTTACTGTGTTTGGCATCGTCGAGTATCGAGTCTGagtggaaaaaattaaatcctCTCAAAACTGTTTGCTGTTTGCAATTTGTTTCCAAGCTCTTAAAACGATCCATCATGAGTTTCATGAGTAAATCATAAATGtgcttaattttaattcaagtagtaaaatttattattacattttttaggGAATTCTGTTGATGAGACATGGACAGGGCCATCAGATTCACCGTGTGCAATATGTCTGGGGAAGGTTGAAAACAAGTGCTTTGCCAATAATTGTCTTCATGAGTTCTGCTACAGTTGTTTGTTTAGATGGTCCAAGGTATTAATCAAAAATTTAGAAAGAGACTAACTAGATCATCAATAGCCCtaatattttcttaaaattttgcTTCAGGAAAAAACTAAATGCCCGCTATGTATGCAACCATTCAGCTCAATTATTCACAACATCAGATCTAGCAATGACTATGATGAACAAATAATCCAGTCAACCGATGATATTGTGCCAGCTGATCCTTTTTTACAGCAGCTTTCACAGTTTCATTTGTCTACCCAGGCAAACCTTCAAACCCAAGAATCTACACTCCAAACACATtcagtaatttaaaaaatttactttttgtcAGCACCTTCTTTTCTCAtgacaaataattttatatagGACTCGTGTCATTCTGATCGCATGAGTGAGCTTCATCAAGCTCTATTGGAAACGATCATTGAACAGCAATATGTCAATAGCATGTCTGATTTTGTTACTAATCTGTTGGAGGAATATGAAATGATGGGATTTTGAGAGTGTAGAAGTAATGAGAAGAGGAAGGTTTCTTTTACGCTTTCCGACGACGAATATTGTAAATGATTCCCTGTTCAATTACCTTGTAATGTCAAGCGAAACATGGTCTACTACGTgtaaccaaattttttttatttcgaccaAGTAGATGTCTGAAGATCTTCCCATATCTGGCCCAAGACTTGCGAGGCACAAGCGACCTTTactgctttcttttttctgttattaGGGATTTTTCTCGAATCTTTATAGGTGCACTGTGGAAATTTGTTATGGGAAACTTCCTTTGTCATGTATTCCAGTCGTTATCATCTTCGTTGAATTTTCACTAGCTCCTCCTTCTGCAGGTTACCTTAATTTACAATATTCGTCCACGGTTTACCAAATGCGTTCTACAGAAAGACCGCGTGAATGTCTGAACATTACCTTTCTCAGCCTTTCCGTAGAATCGATTCGTTTGATTAGTTCAAATCTTCCAACTATTccgcaaattttcttttttttgggttttttttttcgagatacGATTAAGTTACAACCTAGGGCAAGTAAAAGTCATGTGCACCACGTTTAACATTAATTCTATCTCGAAAGGAATAGAATGTTTTTattgtcagttttttttttctctttatgtGATGAATCTAGCTTTTACGCCATCACCAttagaaagtaaaaaaaaaaataagcagtAATCTTTATTGTACCATTTGCTGATAGTATTGAGGTCATGAAGTAGTTTTCAGTGAAAATCGTTTGTGCAGCAATCCTAGATTTTCTAGAATATTGTCTGTGTTATTTTTGAGAACAGAAATAATGTGTATGGTAATCTTTGTCACTTTGAATTGCGCTTTTGaaagaccttttttttatcgaaagagcgaaaacaattcaattctATCCCGAAAATTGGTCCCAATTGTTATAAAGCGTTTTAAGCCCTAGTGTGTAATAGGTCATCGGTGTATTTAGCGTCGATATAATGACAGGGAAAGACTTTCTACAGTAATCTGTTCATCGACGGTAGTGAATCACTaaaaactccttttttttaaattgtcctATCGCGTAGTCGCCAGCTGATATTGGGATGGATTTACTATTCACCGTGGATTCGTTTATTTCTCTCTGGtttcgcaatttttttttcaatatctgTTTAGAAAACCCGGGGATTTTCATTCGGTGCGATTTGTAGAACTTCGCAAGCACACAAACAACATCGATAGTCTTTTCTCACTTTTCGTGAAGAATGATAGTGGCCGTTTATGATATGccagaagaataaaaagggaCAAATTGCACAGCGGGTGCCGTTTGTCACGTGAGAGGTGATCGTTGGTTTGTTGGTTGGTTGCTGtcgttgttttcttgtttgcttGATCCCCCAAAAATCTCCTCCCCACCAGACATTTCGTGTTGATTGCCGTTGAAGATAACCGCGACGGATGGTATACTACCACACTGTTGCTCGATGGAAGCAGTAGCATTTGGGGGAAACACATGCTATCCCGCACGGAGGATTCGGCAGATGTCGCCTAGACGTGCACGTCCGAGTCTCAGCAAGAAGCACATAAACTCCCCTTCCTTTCTGGACTCGTCCGCGCCGTGAGTGAATTGAAATGTTGCGCAGTGAGAAAGAACGGCGTGAGCAGAGTCGGAGAAAGTTTTCCGCTGTAGTTGGGCGATCGGAGTCCTCTCCTGCCAAGAAGTGAATCGGCAGTCTCATCGTAACCAAAACTCACGCTTCCGCTTAGtacttttaattcttttatttgataaacgtctttttcttttcttagcgGCTGTGGTTTTATTTCAGTGCACCTCTGCAGCCTTTCTGTGCAGCAGCATCTGGCTGGGTCAATCTGTTTCAGTCAGCCTCTATGAAGTATCCAGCACAACAAGCTGCACTAGCAGTTCCGGTCCTTTCCTTTCCGGTCCTTTTTGGATTCCGCAACCGCACTACTATTAGTACTACACCACATtgcagaaaatgaaagaaacatcCACCACAGCCATAATCCGTCAATTACATCAAAGCCCAGGTGTCTTTAATTTGTGATTTGTAAATTTGTGATGATTTCCTTAATAGTGATATAACATTATCGTGAtttcatgaaataaaattgaatgccTCATGGGAAATCTCGATTTAGGCCAAATCCAACCTTTTGCTAGAAACAGCAGTACttttcgaccccaaatttcacgaggaattaaaaaatttagtcactagtcaaatttaatgaaatagTTGAGGATCTATCGCCTACTTCCGGTACAGTTTCGGTACAAAATTTAGAGTGATTGTCCTTTGTGACACAAGATGGCTAGAAGTCTTGTTATGTTTATCATGGCTCATGGCGAACAAATGTCGAAAGTTATATTTGCTTTAactttctttgttttaaaCGAATTGTTTTAAACCAATTCAACCCCAAATTACATGTAAGTAAATATCTAAGAACTGTTGTTACCGACATAATTTATCTTAATCCCATTTCTGTACTTCCATCAAGATCTCCCATTAATGGATCGTTGGCTTTCCACATCAAGTTGTTGTAGGCCTAGTCCTACTGATTTTCTATGTATCACAACTTCAGCTACCAAACTCTTGCATAAGTATGTCCCAAAAGTTGTTGATATGTGCTGAACACAATGGGTAAACATAACATTACAATTTtactctttgtttttttttcctctcttcatTTGTGCTTATGAAGCAGGAATCAAGTAACAAAATGCTGGTACAACAATTTCATAATCATTCTTGGGAGCCAGAAGTGTTCTTAAGTCTCATTTGAGCAGCTCCTTGAGTGTTTGCTGCAGcaagtaatgaaattctgtGATTTCCTTATTCCTGCAGTTTCTGCTAAAGAAGCACACAACACACTTCCAATTGCAAATAGAGGTATAGGTGTGCTGCTTTATACTAGTTCTTGCTCAATCGTAGTTGAAGACATTTGTGTCTATAGTTATTTTCAGCAAAGAAGTGACACATTAAGTGACACAATAAGTGACCATGGGTGACCAACATCTATCTTCATGTGTGAAAGTAATGAAATCAATGATCATGCTATATTTTCATGAACTTATAATCTTATAATAGTGATTTAAATagtgtttgttttcttatttagatTTTGCCTGACAGATCAAATGAGAGGCATCTGTTTATCtgtccaagaaaaaaaaaggcaatggcGACACGTATTCTCAAGGTACCTGTCATCTGATCTACTGCGAATGTCATTTGGTCATTTGGAACTCAATGTCTCCTTTACCAACCTACAGTGCTGATGTTTAACAGCTTTGTTGTATCAAATTTTAGTGTGCAGCGCAAGGGACGAAGAAGAGCTGAAACGTTGTCGTGGAAAACGGCAGCCACCTACGCATAACATCGTGGATTGTCGCgtttgttagttaacccgttggctgcaaCCCTTTGTTTCCAATGTAAGTTTCTTGAATTTTCTACTAATTTACATTAAactctgtgtctgtgtaatagttaCAAAAtaaggcccttcttgcgcgcaaacAGTGTTCcttagacgtttcttttttctaacgctagatggcttttcgataattttcagctgtTAAAATAGTTACAgtttgcacatctctttaaacatttattggcacTTCGGCAGTTAttgtttggaaattttttagtggTAACTGACTTtaactattccaccaacaaagctcacttgttagatttttaataatgtgtttttttttctacttccggttttctcatttcagtcagtagttcagtaaatattcatttgaaaCACAAAAGCGCCACATATTTGTAAtcttcgtcaaatttgtggtaaagttcatgtttttttttgtacgtacgcgtacttccggtttcaagaattttcctggtacagttcaggaaaattctcgattttggccaaattttggatttcgtttcaATCACATCTATCGACCCCaattttcatggagatcacgaatatgtggtttaatttgacgacagctcaatagTTAAgacgctatcgcttacttccggtatacttccggaaaattttcttaaaactagcaagtgagctttgttctgtgtgCAGTTGTCAATATTTAAAGCTAGATTTTAAGCAGTTAAAAGTGCacctttaaagttttgagCCAAAAAAACTAGATCAATGTACCtatatgtattatgtaacttttattggcatgtcacttaaaaagaattgttttctctttatccAGGTAATGCAGCGGAGACGTCTagaagatggacaccaaaacatcatcggtatctccaaaatgtcagcgccgatcatcatttgttgttggtaaaatttttgtttgtttgtgatagttaacccgttggctgccacgcctttgttttcCCCTGtgttagctccttagcacgggccacgctgttcggtctcgtggtttacatgccgcggggtctgacagtcgcaccagcccaagattcgccgcaaggcgcctgttaggcagtgcaccatagggacttcccccttgtcgatacggtgatggattctagaggcgtgcattccatcttctcctgtcaccgtgtcagcccggacttgtcagcaatggcaagtcccatcttggtcatggatccttcagacatggcgcgtagagtagtagaagaaCAACCttcgggttgtatggcgtggcagccaacgggttaacttaagtgtatgtatgtatgtatgtatttatGTATGTATAATTTGTGttattgtaaaatgtggtggaattgtgggtggaggtgggataataaagcaattccttttcatGTTTTTGTCCAAATTGTGTCTGAGTATTTTCAAACAAAGTTATGTTTAGCAGATGAAACATTATATTTCTTACACTTTGAAGTGTTAAATTCATGCATAAATGATCAGTCACTTGGCTATTACTCATAAAACCattaataaatctttttcctctttaatAAATCtcctttctttcaaaaattcctGTGAAAGAGCCAAACAACGTCTGCCATGAACTCCTTTGTTACGCAAACCTAAATGTCAAGTAAACtgttaactttaaaattttttagtgaacaCTTAAAAGTACGTCGATTTCAAAACCTAccctgaaaaagaatttcgcCCAACACCAGGATGTCCGTATGAGAGCGACTAGAGCAGTATTTACCTTCAACGTATGAATTTGACAAGATCCAACCAAAATACGAACATCTGTCTCAATGtcaaaatcttaaaaattaagGGAAGTCTTACATGATGTTTACCcgcattaaaatatttattttctcattaaacATTAACAATTCAATCACAATGACTAGTAACTATTAAAAAATAGCCAACAAATCTTAACACAAATAACACAGTTCAAATTCAGCTATTTAGAAGTATTCTTGTTGTCCTCTGGagaagcgtaggttgtggtgtaatattcaGGTGACTTATtagtgtagtaactcggggcagaggaATACCTTGAAACTTCGGTGTATCGGTCGGAGCAGCTTAAGTAgtggtgtaatactcgggAGCCTTGCTAGTTTAGTATGATCCATAGTTTAGTAGCAGCTTGGAGCAGAGAGATACTAGGGATCCTCAAGTATAGTAAACTATTGCAGCGTACGTGGTTGAGTAATATGCGGCtccctcggtgtagtacttaagTGCCACAGCGTGTAGAGGTGTCTTAGCTTGATttagcgtaggttgtggtgtagcaAACTGGAGCATCAGTGTGGTATTTCTGGTCAACTTAGTACGAAGGAGCAGCTTctgtgtagtaagtcgggactgcgtaatacttggccgcctcagttgtggttgtggagatcggggcagagtagtactttggggcatcggtgtagtattctACCGTTTTTGATGGAGTAATAAGCtgaagcctcggtgtagtagctggaaaCAGAGTAGTACTTAGCCATCGTTGTAGTAGGATGGGGAGGTATACGTAATCGTGTAGTACTCCAGTGCCTTGGGGGTGTAGTAACCCGGGGCAGAAAAacacttcggtgtagtagctcggggcagagtaacacttcggtgtagtagctcggggcagaggaacacttcggtgtagtagctcggggcagagtaacacttcggtgtagtagctcgtgGCAGCTTAAGTTGTGGTATAATACTCcagtgccttagtggtgtagtacttgggtgCCTCGGTGCAGTAACTGGTCTTTGCGTAAGTTGTTGTcgtgtagtaaggcggcggcgttgtggtttagtatccgccataccaaggagacatcggtacaccagtggtcgacccagccatcaacgatacaacacccaacagcagcacgacactATAGTTAAAACAATCAATACATTTAAACATTATTATTCAATAATAAGTAATAACTGGAACAtgaacaaacagaaaacagtAAGATTGATACAAAACtcaatgaaaatgggaaaaaaacaaaaaacaaaaacagaatatCTACCCATAATTGCGATTTGGTTACACGATGAGAGATGCAGTTGGTGA
This sequence is a window from Daphnia pulicaria isolate SC F1-1A chromosome 7, SC_F0-13Bv2, whole genome shotgun sequence. Protein-coding genes within it:
- the LOC124350094 gene encoding E3 ubiquitin-protein ligase Topors-like, encoding MSFMRNSVDETWTGPSDSPCAICLGKVENKCFANNCLHEFCYSCLFRWSKEKTKCPLCMQPFSSIIHNIRSSNDYDEQIIQSTDDIVPADPFLQQLSQFHLSTQANLQTQESTLQTHSDSCHSDRMSELHQALLETIIEQQYVNSMSDFVTNLLEEYEMMGF